From the genome of Alosa alosa isolate M-15738 ecotype Scorff River chromosome 20, AALO_Geno_1.1, whole genome shotgun sequence, one region includes:
- the aqp10b gene encoding aquaporin-10b, translated as MDRLLRRCRIRSSLARECLAEGLGVYIMILFGCGSVAQVTTSRDTKGQYLSINLGFALGTTFGVYISKGVSGAHLNPAVSLSLCLLGRHPWMRLPFYIVSQFLGAFLAAATVHLQYHDAISTFGGLKVTGPNGTAGIFATYPADYLSLASGVLDQVVGTAALLLCVLAIGDQRNTPAPRGLEPVLVGAIVMVIGVSMGSNSGYAINPARDLGPRVYTYIAGWGEEVFSAGRSWWWVPVVATSLGAVVGSLLYELLVGAHFPDADALTDGLVLTNHPALELGGKQLDRDIPKPAIPLTS; from the exons ATGGACCGGCTTTTGAGGAGGTGTCGCATTAGAAGCTCACTGGCTAGAGAGTGCCTGGCAGAAGGCCTGGGGGTCTACATCAtgatt CTGTTTGGCTGTGGCTCAGTTGCCCAGGTCACGACCTCAAGGGACACCAAAGGACAGTACCTGTCAATCAACCTGGGCTTTGCCCTTGGGACCACTTTTGGCGTGTACATCTCTAAAGGGGTTTCAG GTGCTCACCTGAACCCAGCAGTGTCTCTCAGCCTCTGTCTGCTGGGCCGACACCCTTGGATGCGTCTGCCTTTCTACATCGTCTCGCAGTTCTTAGGGGCCTTCCTGGCTGCAGCCACTGTCCACCTCCAGTACCATG ATGCCATTTCAACCTTTGGTGGACTCAAAGTGACAGGACCCAACGGCACAGCTGGCATCTTTGCCACCTACCCAGCGGACTACCTCTCTCTGGCCTCTGGAGTCTTGGACCAG GTGGTTGGCACGGCAGCTCTGCTACTGTGTGTCCTGGCGATCGGAGACCAACGGAACACACCGGCCCCTCGGGGCCTGGAGCCGGTCCTGGTGGGGGCCATTGTCATGGTGATCGGCGTGTCCATGGGATCGAACAGCGGTTACGCCATCAATCCCGCACGAGACCTGGGGCCCAGGGTCTACACCTACATAGCCGGGTGGGGGGAGGAGGTGTTCAG TGCGGGGCGGTCGTGGTGGTGGGTTCCGGTGGTGGCCACTTCGCTGGGTGCTGTGGTGGGATCGCTGCTGTATGAGCTGCTGGTTGGGGCACACTTCCCTGATGCAGACGCCCTCACGGACGGACTCGTCCTCACCAACCACCCTGCGCTGGAGCTCGGGGGCAAACAACTGGACCGGGACATTCCTAAACCGGCAATCCCTCTGACCTCCTAG
- the hax1 gene encoding HCLS1-associated protein X-1: protein MSIFDLFRGFFGVPGGTYGRYGPREPFFDSMTHDEDDDEEDEREGFYPGSFEGPGGRDPLDDAWRFGFSMGPNGMRLHEPPMFGQILREMEDIFSELGRWEDRHGPFGMPSLEPPHPPQGRGPRGESGDKNSSLRDFMLKGPDDRPSPSGPPLPGAPPDSHGPSPDSPFQRWSPFSKFHDSWRDGLFGAPLDTKKEDGDLDSQVSSGGLDQILTPAPAQPRTRSFFQSITVKKIVKPDGSVEETRTVRDGQGNEETTVTRSGGSGGPEGSRGPNGGPESSTDLRDNMDLFSKFFGGFRG from the exons ATGAGCATATTTGATCTTTTTCGTGGATTTTTTGGGGTTCCCGGAGGAACATACGGACGGTATGGTCCAAG GGAACCCTTCTTCGATAGCATGACCCATGATGAAGACGACgatgaggaggatgaaaggGAGGGTTTTTACCCTGGCTCGTTCGAAGGGCCAGGAGGTCGCGACCCGTTGGACGATGCCTGGCGATTCGGCTTCAGCATGGGACCTAACGGAATGCGCCTTCACGAGCCTCCGATGTTCGGACAAATCCTCAGGGAGATGGAGGATATTTTCTCTGAGCTCGGGCGCTGGGAGGACCGTCACGGACCGTTCG GGATGCCCAGTCTAGAGCCCCCTCACCCACCTCAGGGCAGAGGTCCACGCGGAGAGTCGGGGGATAAAAATAGCTCATTGCGGGATTTCATGTTGAAGGGCCCGGACGATAGGCCCTCCCCCTCGGGCCCCCCACTGCCAGGGGCCCCCCCAGACAGCCACGGACCCTCTCCAGACTCCCCATTCCAACGCTGGTCACCTTTCTCAAAG TTTCATGACAGCTGGCGTGATGGTCTATTTGGCGCTCCTCTGGATACCAAAAAAGAAGATGGAG ATTTGGACTCCCAGGTGTCCTCAGGCGGCCTGGACCAGATCCTGACGCCTGCACCAGCTCAGCCCAGAACACGCAGCTTCTTCCAGTCCATCACGGTCAAGAAGATTGTGAAGCCAGACGGG TCAGTGGAGGAGACTCGTACGGTGAGGGACGGGCAGGGCAACGAGGAGACCACGGTCACTCGCTCTGGTGGTTCAGGAGGCCCTGAGGGGTCAAGGGGCCCCAACG GTGGTCCAGAGTCCTCCACTGACCTGCGGGACAACATGGACCTGTTCTCCAAGTTCTTCGGAGGCTTCAGAGGGTGA